One genomic segment of Aliarcobacter cibarius includes these proteins:
- a CDS encoding precorrin-2 dehydrogenase/sirohydrochlorin ferrochelatase family protein has protein sequence MAYFPAFLKFDDKSILIVGGGYVALEKLEHLLNFSSNITLIARDFSDKVKALIDENSLTYFKKDYQIGDAKGFDIVIAAIDDFSLQESIYFETRDYNNTLCNCVDLQKYCDFIFPAYIKKGDLTVAISTSGSSPAFAKNFKEYLKNLIPSSVEDFLKEVKALRTTMPKGRERMEFLDKKAKDYIKSWSKDS, from the coding sequence ATGGCATATTTTCCAGCTTTTTTAAAATTTGATGATAAAAGTATCTTAATTGTTGGTGGAGGGTATGTCGCTTTAGAAAAGCTAGAACATCTCTTGAACTTTTCTTCAAATATCACTTTAATTGCTAGAGATTTTAGTGATAAAGTTAAAGCTTTAATAGATGAGAACTCTTTAACGTATTTTAAAAAAGATTATCAAATTGGTGATGCAAAAGGGTTTGATATAGTTATCGCTGCAATTGATGATTTTTCATTACAAGAGAGTATTTATTTTGAAACAAGAGATTATAATAATACTCTTTGTAATTGTGTAGATTTACAAAAATATTGTGATTTTATATTTCCTGCATATATAAAAAAAGGTGATTTAACAGTTGCTATATCTACAAGTGGAAGTTCACCTGCATTTGCTAAAAATTTTAAAGAGTATCTAAAAAATTTAATTCCAAGCAGTGTTGAAGATTTTTTAAAAGAGGTAAAAGCTTTAAGAACTACAATGCCAAAAGGACGAGAAAGGATGGAGTTTTTAGATAAAAAAGCTAAAGATTATATAAAATCATGGAGTAAAGATTCTTGA
- a CDS encoding asparaginase domain-containing protein, with the protein MTKSKITVINTGGTFNKVYNPISGELEVSKDSKALEEVISFCYNIDFEIKNIISKDSLDMTENDRKIILDTINNSESENIIVIHGTDTMDVTALFLDEHIKNKKVILVGAMLPMSINKVEATLNFSMAIGFLNANIQNDIYISMHGSVKNYKNIVKNKLLGKFLNC; encoded by the coding sequence ATGACAAAATCTAAAATTACAGTTATAAATACTGGAGGAACTTTTAATAAAGTATATAATCCTATTTCTGGAGAATTAGAAGTTTCAAAAGATTCAAAAGCATTGGAAGAAGTTATTAGTTTTTGTTACAACATTGATTTTGAGATTAAAAATATTATTTCAAAAGATAGTCTAGATATGACAGAAAATGATAGAAAAATTATATTAGATACTATAAATAATTCAGAAAGTGAAAATATAATTGTAATTCATGGAACAGATACTATGGATGTAACAGCTTTATTTTTAGATGAACATATAAAAAATAAAAAAGTTATTTTAGTAGGAGCTATGCTGCCTATGTCAATAAATAAAGTTGAGGCAACATTAAATTTTTCTATGGCAATTGGATTTTTAAATGCAAATATTCAAAATGATATTTATATTTCTATGCATGGAAGTGTTAAAAATTATAAAAATATTGTAAAAAATAAACTGTTAGGAAAATTTCTTAACTGTTGA
- the aspA gene encoding aspartate ammonia-lyase has product MDNLHRIEKDFLGEKEIENDKYYGIQTLRAKENFNITTIEISIFPNFIISLAKVKKACALTNFELGDLTEVQKNAIVEACDMIIDGKYHDQFIVDPIQGGAGTSTNMNANEVIANIALEILGKKKGSYNIIHPNNHVNMSQSTNDAYPTAIKITLYELIFKLQDSLKILRDAFKNKAFEFKDILKMGRTQLQDAVPMTLGQEFKTFATMIDDDIFRLTTAQNLLKEVNLGATAIGTGINTKPQYQERVIKNLRCVTGTDYYKANDMIEATQDTGSFVQISAMLKSIAIKISKICNDLRLLSSGPRAGLNEINLPPMQPGSSIMPGKVNPVMPEVVNQVAFEVIGADTTISIASEHGQLQLNVFEPIIAYKLFISINMMRRAFESLADKCIKGITANPEICMNNVLNSATLVTSLNPILGYEKSSAVAKEALKSGKRVYDILLEQNLFSKEELDELLQPKNMVQNYDKI; this is encoded by the coding sequence ATGGATAATTTACACAGAATTGAAAAAGATTTCTTAGGTGAAAAAGAGATCGAAAATGATAAATATTATGGTATACAAACACTAAGAGCAAAAGAAAATTTCAATATTACTACAATTGAAATTTCAATATTCCCAAATTTTATAATCTCATTAGCAAAAGTAAAAAAAGCTTGTGCTTTAACAAATTTTGAATTAGGTGATTTAACTGAAGTTCAAAAAAATGCAATTGTAGAAGCTTGTGATATGATAATTGATGGAAAATATCACGATCAGTTTATAGTTGATCCAATTCAAGGGGGAGCAGGAACTTCTACAAATATGAATGCTAATGAAGTAATAGCAAATATTGCTTTAGAGATTTTAGGTAAGAAAAAAGGTTCATATAATATAATTCATCCAAATAATCATGTAAATATGAGTCAATCAACAAACGATGCTTATCCAACTGCTATTAAAATAACACTTTATGAATTGATTTTTAAACTTCAAGATAGCCTTAAGATTTTAAGAGATGCTTTCAAAAATAAAGCATTTGAATTTAAAGATATTTTAAAAATGGGAAGAACGCAACTTCAAGATGCTGTTCCTATGACATTAGGTCAAGAGTTCAAAACTTTTGCAACAATGATTGATGATGATATTTTTAGGCTTACAACAGCTCAAAACTTATTAAAAGAGGTAAATTTAGGAGCTACAGCGATTGGAACAGGTATTAATACAAAACCCCAATATCAAGAGAGAGTTATAAAGAATTTAAGATGTGTTACGGGTACAGATTATTATAAAGCAAATGATATGATAGAAGCTACTCAAGATACTGGTTCTTTTGTTCAAATTTCTGCAATGTTAAAATCTATAGCTATTAAAATTTCTAAAATTTGTAATGATTTAAGACTTTTAAGTTCTGGACCTCGTGCTGGATTAAATGAGATAAATCTTCCACCAATGCAACCAGGAAGTTCAATCATGCCTGGAAAAGTAAATCCTGTTATGCCTGAGGTTGTAAATCAAGTTGCATTTGAAGTAATTGGTGCTGATACAACAATAAGTATTGCAAGTGAGCATGGACAGCTTCAATTAAATGTATTTGAACCAATAATTGCTTATAAATTATTTATTTCTATAAATATGATGAGAAGAGCTTTTGAAAGTTTAGCTGATAAATGTATAAAAGGAATTACAGCAAATCCTGAAATTTGTATGAATAATGTTTTAAATTCTGCAACATTAGTAACTTCATTAAATCCAATTTTAGGATATGAAAAAAGTTCAGCAGTTGCAAAAGAGGCTTTAAAATCTGGAAAAAGAGTTTATGATATTTTACTTGAACAAAATCTTTTTTCAAAAGAAGAATTAGATGAATTGCTTCAACCAAAAAATATGGTGCAAAATTATGACAAAATCTAA
- a CDS encoding 5'-methylthioadenosine/adenosylhomocysteine nucleosidase → MTKLAIMGAMQEEIDPLLEFFKDYKVINYADNNYYELTYNGLDIVIAHSKIGKVFASLTASTLIQKFSCDTLLFSGVAGAINPALNIGDLIVATKLCQHDLDITAFGHPYGFVPGGKVFVESSKELLALAKKVAEKENLKVIEGTIATGDQFIHSNTTKEFIEKTFKADALEMEGASVAVVCDALNIPFFILRAISDSANMDAGFDFDEFLQSSAKISSNYLIKIVDELIKNR, encoded by the coding sequence ATGACTAAATTAGCAATCATGGGAGCTATGCAAGAAGAGATAGATCCTCTTTTAGAGTTTTTCAAAGATTATAAAGTTATAAATTATGCAGATAATAACTATTATGAATTAACATATAATGGTTTAGATATTGTAATAGCTCATTCAAAAATTGGTAAAGTTTTTGCAAGTTTAACTGCTAGTACACTTATTCAAAAATTTTCTTGTGATACTCTACTTTTTTCTGGTGTTGCTGGCGCAATTAATCCAGCACTGAATATTGGAGATTTAATTGTTGCAACTAAACTTTGTCAACATGATTTAGATATTACTGCTTTTGGACATCCTTATGGTTTTGTTCCAGGTGGAAAAGTATTTGTAGAGAGTTCTAAAGAACTTTTAGCTTTAGCTAAAAAAGTTGCAGAGAAAGAAAATCTTAAAGTAATTGAAGGAACTATAGCTACTGGTGATCAGTTTATTCATTCAAACACTACTAAAGAGTTTATTGAAAAAACTTTCAAGGCAGATGCTTTAGAAATGGAAGGTGCAAGTGTTGCTGTTGTTTGTGATGCTTTGAATATTCCATTTTTTATTTTAAGAGCAATTAGTGATAGTGCAAATATGGATGCAGGATTTGATTTTGATGAATTTTTACAAAGTAGTGCAAAAATATCTAGTAATTATTTGATTAAAATTGTTGATGAATTAATAAAAAATAGATAA
- the fabD gene encoding ACP S-malonyltransferase, translated as MKKVAFIFPGQGSQAVGMGRDFFENSDIAKGMIKKASERLNINFEKLLFDENENLGKTEFTQPAILLVSSIALAIFKEKCSIQPEFVLGHSLGEFSALIAAGAIDYLDAIELVNKRGTFMQEACSGAGAGMMALVGIDDEKVETICKEQREKGLKVWPANYNMDGQLVLAGLKADLESLVDTFKTAGAKRALVLDMSVASHCELLESAVENLKPYLIEFLNEEFSNVISNVSASNYSTKDEAVELLASQLVKPVKYKQSIKAFEDKVDLFIEFGQGAVLKGLNKKITDKPTLNVSDIKTLNETLEALND; from the coding sequence ATGAAAAAAGTTGCTTTTATTTTTCCAGGTCAAGGAAGCCAAGCAGTTGGTATGGGAAGAGATTTTTTTGAGAATAGTGATATTGCTAAAGGAATGATTAAAAAAGCTAGTGAAAGATTAAATATAAATTTTGAAAAGCTTTTATTTGATGAAAATGAAAATTTAGGAAAAACAGAGTTTACTCAACCTGCAATATTACTTGTTAGTTCAATTGCACTTGCAATTTTTAAAGAAAAATGTAGTATTCAACCAGAATTTGTTTTAGGTCACTCATTAGGTGAATTTTCAGCTTTAATAGCTGCTGGAGCAATTGATTATCTAGATGCAATAGAACTTGTAAATAAAAGAGGAACTTTTATGCAAGAAGCTTGTAGTGGAGCTGGTGCTGGAATGATGGCTTTAGTAGGAATAGATGATGAAAAAGTTGAAACTATTTGTAAAGAACAAAGAGAGAAAGGTTTAAAAGTTTGGCCAGCTAATTATAATATGGATGGACAACTTGTACTTGCAGGTCTTAAAGCAGATTTAGAGTCTCTTGTTGATACTTTTAAAACAGCCGGTGCAAAAAGAGCTTTAGTACTTGATATGAGTGTAGCTTCTCATTGTGAATTACTTGAAAGTGCTGTAGAAAATTTAAAACCATATTTAATTGAATTTTTAAATGAAGAGTTTTCTAATGTTATTTCAAATGTTAGTGCGAGTAATTATTCTACTAAAGATGAAGCTGTTGAACTTCTTGCATCTCAATTAGTTAAACCTGTAAAATATAAGCAATCAATAAAAGCATTTGAAGATAAAGTTGATTTGTTTATTGAATTTGGTCAAGGTGCGGTATTAAAAGGTTTAAATAAAAAGATTACTGATAAACCAACATTAAATGTATCTGATATCAAAACATTAAATGAAACATTAGAGGCATTAAATGACTAA
- a CDS encoding FKBP-type peptidyl-prolyl cis-trans isomerase: MSNKVIGIEYTLKDAKTGEQLDTNVGQAPLEFVSGKGQIIKGLEDKLVEMSANEEADVLVEPKDAYGEYNVEAVQTLPKEQFAGIELVEGMSLYGSGEHGETIQVVVKSFDDKEVTIDYNHPMAGRTLMFTVSILSLRDATEEEAQTGVVGGFAAMGGGCCGGGSHSHGGGCGTGGCGSDHDDHDHGHSHGGGCGTGGCGCH, translated from the coding sequence ATGTCAAACAAAGTAATTGGAATAGAATATACATTAAAAGATGCTAAAACTGGTGAACAACTTGATACTAATGTTGGACAAGCACCTTTAGAATTTGTTTCGGGTAAAGGACAAATCATTAAAGGTCTTGAGGATAAATTAGTTGAAATGTCAGCAAATGAAGAAGCAGATGTTTTAGTTGAGCCAAAAGATGCATATGGTGAGTATAATGTTGAAGCAGTTCAAACTTTACCAAAAGAACAATTTGCAGGTATTGAATTGGTTGAAGGTATGTCTCTTTATGGTTCGGGTGAACATGGAGAAACAATTCAAGTAGTTGTTAAATCTTTTGATGATAAAGAAGTTACAATTGATTACAATCATCCAATGGCAGGTAGAACTTTAATGTTTACAGTTTCTATCCTTAGTTTAAGAGATGCAACTGAAGAAGAAGCACAAACAGGTGTTGTAGGTGGATTTGCTGCTATGGGTGGTGGATGTTGTGGTGGAGGAAGCCACTCTCATGGTGGAGGATGTGGAACAGGTGGATGTGGAAGTGATCATGATGATCATGACCATGGACATTCTCACGGTGGAGGATGTGGAACAGGTGGATGTGGTTGCCACTAA
- a CDS encoding tetratricopeptide repeat protein has translation MTKYFLSLLVVSSISVAEEVSVYGNSNSSSYGLSSTEKHIMKNQSNISDLSSKVGDLKSLVDSINNRLEGLESTSEGDSKRLNATSKKVDDLISRVNSSSLDMDSGTSSNQSGDADLAATVNNLKASVTKLTALVNKINSEYVSSTELEKNMNQFITREEFEALKKSLGVKTQAVTPTKSSDKKDTKVEVETDSSIDINPKTAEDKAKLMTDAKKDFDSKNYDASLKKYQKLVDINYKPAENNFYLAEVWYMRKKYDVAINHFKKSAMLNDKAAYMPKLLLHSGISFENIKDKDNAKNFYGTLIDLYPNSSEAKDAKNRLSKIK, from the coding sequence ATGACAAAATACTTTCTATCATTATTAGTAGTATCTTCTATTTCCGTAGCTGAAGAAGTTTCAGTTTACGGAAATTCTAATTCTTCATCATATGGACTTAGTTCTACTGAAAAACATATAATGAAAAATCAATCAAATATAAGTGATTTATCTTCTAAAGTTGGTGATTTAAAAAGTCTTGTTGACTCTATAAATAACAGATTAGAAGGTTTAGAATCTACATCTGAGGGTGATTCTAAAAGATTAAATGCAACAAGTAAAAAAGTTGATGATTTAATAAGTAGAGTTAATTCTTCATCTTTAGATATGGATTCAGGAACTTCATCAAATCAATCGGGTGATGCTGATTTAGCTGCAACTGTAAATAACTTGAAAGCTTCAGTTACAAAACTTACTGCACTTGTAAATAAAATTAATTCAGAATATGTTTCATCTACAGAATTAGAGAAAAATATGAATCAATTTATTACAAGAGAGGAGTTTGAAGCTTTAAAAAAGTCATTAGGCGTTAAAACGCAAGCAGTAACTCCTACAAAATCTAGTGATAAAAAAGATACAAAAGTTGAAGTTGAAACTGATTCTTCAATTGATATAAATCCTAAAACTGCTGAAGATAAAGCTAAATTGATGACGGATGCTAAAAAAGATTTTGATTCAAAGAATTATGATGCTTCACTTAAAAAATATCAAAAACTTGTTGATATAAATTATAAACCAGCTGAGAATAATTTTTATTTAGCTGAAGTTTGGTATATGAGAAAAAAATATGATGTTGCAATAAATCATTTTAAAAAATCTGCTATGTTGAATGATAAAGCAGCTTATATGCCAAAATTATTATTGCACAGTGGTATTTCATTTGAGAACATAAAAGACAAAGATAATGCAAAAAATTTCTATGGAACTTTGATAGATCTTTATCCTAATAGTTCTGAAGCGAAAGACGCAAAAAATAGATTATCTAAAATAAAATAA
- a CDS encoding OmpA family protein, which produces MKKLGLYSVLVSALLFTTGCSEKNAELETDNSVVAADNTVADRGIEDGSFSALEKVGNGNYYMINGQKVLIEHIYFGFDKYNLTDENKEKATNNASKLSPLKADTTVKVFGNTDEWGSDEYNYALGLKRANAVKDVLVSNGVSANISLVSLGESNPVCTEKTKDCWSKNRRVEHELSK; this is translated from the coding sequence ATGAAAAAATTAGGTCTTTACTCTGTTTTAGTTTCAGCTTTATTATTTACTACAGGATGTAGCGAAAAAAATGCTGAGTTAGAAACTGATAACTCTGTTGTTGCAGCAGATAACACTGTTGCTGATAGAGGTATAGAAGATGGAAGCTTTTCAGCTTTAGAAAAAGTTGGAAATGGTAACTATTATATGATTAACGGTCAAAAAGTTTTAATTGAGCACATCTACTTTGGATTTGACAAATATAACTTAACTGATGAAAATAAAGAAAAAGCAACTAACAATGCTTCTAAATTATCTCCATTAAAAGCTGATACTACTGTAAAAGTATTCGGTAACACAGATGAGTGGGGAAGTGATGAGTATAACTACGCATTAGGATTAAAAAGAGCTAACGCTGTTAAAGATGTTTTAGTATCAAATGGTGTTTCTGCTAACATTTCTTTAGTTTCTTTAGGTGAAAGCAATCCAGTTTGTACTGAAAAAACAAAAGATTGTTGGTCAAAAAACAGAAGAGTTGAGCACGAATTAAGTAAATAA
- the tolB gene encoding Tol-Pal system protein TolB, with the protein MFKIVLFISLMFSSIFANVDGHIDIVKKSNSIPKIAVSVASDSSSDFTLSRLKKSLEDDLNVSGHFDLSNVNVPSSSYDSTPDMLALSNQGVSLFVNLASQKESNGGYTLRVKLFDVNQRALVLEKNFTTSQLDRSVFLAHKAAISINDFFKAPSIAWMEKFVVFAVYRNAGNADIMIGDYTLTYKQTVVSGGLNIFPKWADKEQKSIYYTSYNYKKPTLVKLNIYNRSKDIIMDSDGMLACSDVNADGSKILVTASPTGQPDIFVYDTRSKNKTQITKYGGIDVGGQFVENDSKIVFVSDRLGNPNIFSQNIGSTAVERMVYHSNNNSSVTSNKNNIVFSSKDSSNELGGKSFNLYLINSKTDNMTRLTTNGVNQFPKFSPDGETLLFIKNYAGVSSLGIIRLEFNKSFLFPLKGERIQSIDW; encoded by the coding sequence ATGTTTAAAATAGTTTTATTTATTTCATTAATGTTTAGCTCTATTTTTGCTAATGTTGATGGACACATTGATATTGTAAAAAAATCTAACTCAATTCCAAAAATTGCAGTATCAGTTGCAAGTGATTCGAGTAGTGATTTTACTTTAAGTAGATTAAAGAAAAGTTTAGAAGATGATTTGAATGTGAGTGGACACTTTGATTTGTCAAATGTTAATGTTCCATCATCTTCTTATGATAGTACTCCTGATATGTTAGCGCTATCAAATCAAGGAGTTTCTTTATTTGTTAATTTGGCTTCACAAAAAGAGTCAAATGGAGGATATACATTAAGAGTTAAGCTATTTGATGTAAATCAAAGAGCTTTAGTTTTAGAAAAAAACTTTACAACATCTCAATTAGATAGATCTGTCTTTTTAGCACATAAGGCAGCGATTTCAATAAATGATTTCTTTAAAGCACCAAGTATAGCTTGGATGGAAAAATTTGTAGTTTTTGCAGTTTATAGAAATGCTGGTAATGCAGATATAATGATTGGAGATTATACATTAACATATAAACAAACAGTTGTTAGTGGAGGGTTAAATATTTTCCCTAAATGGGCAGATAAAGAACAAAAAAGTATTTACTATACATCATATAATTATAAAAAGCCAACTTTAGTTAAACTAAATATTTATAATAGAAGTAAAGATATTATTATGGATTCTGATGGGATGCTTGCATGTTCAGATGTAAATGCAGATGGAAGTAAAATTTTAGTTACAGCTTCTCCAACAGGTCAACCAGATATCTTTGTATATGATACTAGAAGTAAAAACAAAACTCAAATTACAAAATATGGTGGAATTGATGTTGGTGGACAATTCGTAGAAAATGATTCAAAAATAGTTTTTGTTTCTGATAGACTAGGTAATCCAAATATATTTTCTCAAAATATAGGTTCAACAGCAGTTGAAAGAATGGTTTACCATAGTAATAATAATTCATCAGTTACATCAAATAAAAATAATATAGTTTTTAGTAGTAAAGATTCTTCAAATGAATTAGGTGGTAAAAGTTTTAACCTTTATTTAATTAATAGCAAAACAGATAATATGACTAGATTAACTACTAATGGAGTAAATCAATTTCCAAAATTTTCACCAGATGGGGAAACACTTCTTTTTATTAAAAATTATGCAGGTGTAAGTTCACTAGGAATAATAAGATTAGAATTCAATAAATCATTCTTATTCCCTCTTAAAGGTGAAAGAATTCAATCTATAGATTGGTAA
- a CDS encoding energy transducer TonB yields MQNSTSFLISGIVAFSIYFSFCFLILLYIYSPINEAINITPTTTAIELDMIEEIADKKMVEKKVEKIVEEKQPVEKATSNSNEKRPDLKSLFANVKETSNKVVKEEVNNVEKSIDPKRFKSKFEKEKKSNNVKIDKLLEDEKTATNTKTKSSSKGDKNDDYGSKIYEMLYSRAPVSEDRSLVITVMVSISPDGAFDYKFVKRSSSEAYNTAIRLYLDEQKDIAYPPPPSGKVVKYTVDFKFEG; encoded by the coding sequence ATGCAAAATAGTACTTCATTTCTAATTTCAGGTATTGTTGCATTTTCTATATATTTTTCTTTTTGTTTTTTGATACTTTTATATATATATTCACCAATAAATGAGGCAATAAATATAACACCAACTACTACTGCTATAGAACTAGATATGATAGAAGAAATAGCAGATAAAAAAATGGTTGAAAAAAAAGTTGAAAAAATTGTTGAAGAGAAGCAGCCAGTTGAAAAAGCGACATCAAATTCAAATGAAAAAAGACCTGACTTAAAATCTCTTTTTGCAAATGTTAAAGAAACATCAAATAAAGTTGTAAAAGAAGAAGTTAATAATGTTGAAAAATCTATTGATCCAAAGAGATTTAAATCTAAATTTGAAAAAGAAAAAAAATCAAATAATGTTAAAATAGACAAGTTACTTGAAGATGAAAAAACTGCTACAAATACTAAAACTAAAAGTTCATCAAAAGGTGATAAGAATGATGATTATGGTAGTAAAATATACGAAATGTTATATTCAAGAGCACCTGTTAGTGAAGATAGAAGTTTAGTTATAACAGTAATGGTTTCAATTTCTCCAGACGGTGCCTTTGATTATAAATTTGTAAAAAGATCTAGTAGTGAAGCATATAATACGGCTATAAGACTATATCTTGACGAGCAAAAGGATATTGCTTATCCACCACCACCAAGTGGAAAAGTAGTTAAATATACAGTTGATTTTAAATTTGAAGGGTAG
- a CDS encoding biopolymer transporter ExbD: MYDLNEKPELNITPLVDIMLVLLAILMVTAPVIEFEETLNLPTGSKSQQAQDVAKIDIIITKDRVVTLNKNKVEISNFADNFLLFSKGKDQNTPIYIRADKDLKYDDIVFVLKSVKEAGFFKVALVTDG, from the coding sequence GTGTACGATCTTAATGAAAAACCAGAATTAAATATTACCCCTTTAGTTGATATTATGCTAGTATTACTAGCAATTCTAATGGTTACAGCTCCTGTAATAGAGTTTGAAGAGACATTGAATCTTCCAACTGGGAGTAAATCACAACAAGCACAAGACGTTGCTAAAATAGATATTATTATTACAAAAGATAGAGTAGTTACATTAAATAAAAATAAAGTTGAAATATCAAATTTTGCAGATAATTTTTTACTGTTTTCAAAAGGTAAAGATCAAAATACACCAATTTACATAAGAGCTGATAAAGATTTAAAATATGATGATATTGTATTTGTTTTAAAATCAGTAAAAGAAGCTGGCTTCTTTAAAGTTGCTTTGGTTACAGATGGGTAA
- a CDS encoding MotA/TolQ/ExbB proton channel family protein — MITTLLNYLANSSAITYIVLALLSTYLIVTFWIFLYRNSAIKALINNEKKSLESLTSRETIFSPLSALNKCSNNSTSKELLHACEINIIKDASVGISWLAIISSTSPFIGLFGTVVGILESFAKFANQSKVAFSIIAPAISEALVATAAGILVAIFAYTFHQILTRKLYELSIFLKAQSEIIIAAKG; from the coding sequence ATGATAACTACATTACTAAATTATTTGGCAAATAGTAGCGCTATAACTTATATAGTTTTAGCGCTATTGTCAACTTATCTAATAGTTACTTTCTGGATTTTTCTTTATAGAAATAGTGCAATAAAAGCATTAATTAATAATGAAAAAAAATCTTTAGAATCTTTAACATCAAGAGAAACGATATTCTCACCTTTATCTGCATTAAATAAGTGTTCAAATAATTCAACTTCAAAAGAGTTATTACATGCTTGTGAGATAAATATAATTAAAGATGCAAGTGTTGGAATTTCATGGCTAGCAATTATATCTTCAACATCACCATTTATTGGATTATTTGGAACCGTTGTAGGAATTCTTGAGTCATTTGCAAAATTTGCAAACCAATCAAAAGTGGCATTTTCAATTATAGCACCAGCAATTAGTGAAGCACTAGTAGCTACTGCAGCAGGTATTTTAGTGGCAATATTCGCTTATACATTCCATCAAATATTAACAAGAAAACTTTACGAATTAAGTATTTTCTTAAAAGCTCAATCAGAAATTATTATAGCAGCTAAAGGGTAA
- the atpC gene encoding ATP synthase F1 subunit epsilon has translation MDTIKLSIVTPNGTIFNGDVKTVTLPGKEGEFGVLPGHSSLVSTLTVGVIIIEKENSTEAVAINWGHVKVDEKTVDVLADGAIALTSGKDSEIAKNIEAAKELVNSVKDSNISMAAVEAKINSFA, from the coding sequence ATGGATACAATTAAATTATCAATAGTTACACCAAACGGTACGATATTTAATGGTGACGTAAAAACTGTAACTCTTCCTGGAAAAGAGGGAGAGTTCGGTGTTCTTCCAGGACACTCATCATTAGTATCAACTTTAACAGTTGGTGTTATTATTATTGAAAAAGAAAATTCTACTGAAGCAGTTGCTATTAACTGGGGACATGTAAAAGTAGATGAAAAAACAGTTGATGTTTTAGCAGATGGAGCTATTGCATTAACTTCTGGAAAAGATTCAGAAATAGCTAAGAATATTGAAGCTGCAAAAGAGTTAGTAAATTCTGTAAAAGATTCTAATATCTCTATGGCAGCAGTTGAAGCAAAAATCAACTCATTTGCATAA